The proteins below are encoded in one region of Lactuca sativa cultivar Salinas chromosome 3, Lsat_Salinas_v11, whole genome shotgun sequence:
- the LOC111886468 gene encoding 1-aminocyclopropane-1-carboxylate synthase: MEVAMKNTQNMLSKIATNDGHGENSPYFDGWKAYDANPFHSQHNPAGVIQMGLAENMLCFDLIQEWIQANPTASICTPQGASDFKETAIFQDYHGLPEFRNSIANFMNRVRGNRVTFDPDRIVMSGGATGAHETLAFCLANPGEAFLVPTPYYPGFDRDLGWRTGVKLLPVVCESSNNFKITSEALEIAYEKAKLANIKVKGLLITNPSNPLGTFLDRETLKYLVTFITDKNIHLICDEIYAGTVTKGDEFISIAEIIKEEPKCNLDLIHIVYSLSKDMGFPGFRVGIVYSYNNNVVNIARKMSSFGLVSTQTQHMLASMLSDNKFVDNFISESRIRLAHRHDMFTRGLAQVGIGSLESNAGLFFWMDLRRFLKEPTFESEMTFWRTIIGDIKLNVSPGSSFHCSEPGWFRVCFANMDDETTMIALRRIKTFVLKNKMLEIKTMRPCWQNNQHFRLSSRRLDDMLTPHRMSPHSPLASPLVRAHN, from the exons ATGGAGGTCGCCATGAAGAACACCCAAAACATGTTATCGAAGATCGCAACCAACGACGGACATGGTGAAAACTCTCCCTATTTCGACGGTTGGAAGGCGTACGACGCCAATCCCTTCCACTCTCAACACAATCCAGCCGGCGTTATTCAAATGGGTCTTGCCGAGAATATG CTTTGTTTTGATTTGATCCAAGAATGGATTCAAGCGAACCCGACTGCTTCAATTTGTACCCCACAGGGAGCTTCGGATTTCAAAGAGACTGCCATTTTTCAAGACTACCATGGCTTGCCGGAGTTCAGAAACTCCATTGCTAATTTCATGAACCGAGTTCGAGGAAACCGTGTGACATTTGACCCTGACCGCATTGTGATGAGCGGTGGCGCCACCGGAGCTCATGAAACGCTGGCTTTCTGTTTAGCAAATCCCGGCGAAGCATTCTTAGTTCCCACCCCTTATTATCCAGG GTTCGATCGAGATTTGGGATGGCGAACTGGAGTCAAGCTTTTACCGGTGGTTTGTGAAAGCTCAAATAACTTCAAGATCACCTCAGAAGCTCTCGAAATTGCATACGAGAAAGCAAAACTAGCCAACATTAAAGTCAAAGGGCTGTTAATAACAAACCCATCAAACCCATTGGGAACTTTCCTCGACAGGGAAACCTTAAAATATCTAGTGACTTTCATCACCGACAAGAACATCCACCTCATATGCGACGAGATCTACGCCGGCACAGTCACCAAAGGTGATGAATTCATTAGCATTGCAGAAATCATAAAAGAAGAGCCCAAATGCAACCTCGACTTGATCCATATCGTTTATAGTCTCTCAAAAGACATGGGATTCCCGGGCTTTAGAGTCGGAATCGTATATTCCTACAACAACAATGTCGTCAACATCGCTCGTAAAATGTCGAGCTTCGGGCTCGTTTCGACTCAAACCCAACACATGCTCGCCTCCATGCTATCAGACAATAAGTTTGTTGACAACTTTATATCAGAGAGCCGAATCAGACTAGCCCACAGGCACGATATGTTTACCCGTGGGCTAGCCCAGGTCGGAATCGGGAGCTTGGAAAGCAACGCGGGCTTATTCTTTTGGATGGATTTACGCCGATTCCTAAAAGAGCCAACTTTTGAATCTGAAATGACATTCTGGAGAACTATAATAGGTGACATTAAGTTGAATGTTTCACCAGGCTCATCATTCCACTGCTCTGAGCCTGGTTGGTTCCGTGTTTGCTTTGCAAACATGGACGATGAGACAACTATGATCGCGTTAAGAAGGATTAAGACGTTTGTGCTAAAGAACAAGATGCTCGAGATCAAGACCATGCGACCTTGTTGGCAAAACAATCAACATTTCAGGTTATCATCACGAAGGCTTGACGATATGTTGACTCCTCATCGG
- the LOC128132720 gene encoding 60S ribosomal protein L12-like: MAKRTFFFYLDFIFKFTVQNRQAKVSVVPSVTALVIKTLKEPERDRKKVKNIKHSDNISLDDVIEIAKVMRMRSMVKELAGTVKEILRTCVSVACTVDGKDSKDLQQEIADGDVEIPID, encoded by the coding sequence ATGGCAAAACGAACCTTCTTCTTCTATTTGGATTTTATCTTCAAGTTCACCGTTCAAAATCGTCAAGCTAAAGTCTCCGTCGTCCCCTCCGTTACAGCTCTAGTCATCAAAACCTTGAAGGAGCCGGAACGCGATCGCAAGAAGGTGAAAAACATCAAGCACTCCGACAACATATCGCTAGACGATGTCATCGAGATTGCGAAGGTGATGAGGATGAGGTCAATGGTGAAGGAGTTGGCAGGGACAGTGAAGGAAATCCTCAGAACTTGCGTTTCGGTTGCGTGTACTGTTGATGGAAAGGATTCGAAGGATCTGCAACAGGAGATTGCTGATGGTGATGTTGAAATCCCTATCGATTGA